TCTTATCACCAAAGTGGGGTCAAATACTGGCTATTATGACTGCTTACTCTTTAACTCTGCCATGTCTTCCTGTGCTTATTTACATTGTCCATGAACTTACCAAGATCTGGAATGAACATCGTATCCAGCCTTTTGTTGATTCTATTTTCCATGTGATCCATCCTAAGATGAATGTTTTGAAATGGATGGATTGCTTCTTCCATAGTTTGATCAAAAAAAGGCTTGAATTGCGAAGCCCATATGTCCAGTTACTTTTTAAACTTCTTTTGCAGCTTAACCGACTTGGAAAAATTTTCCTGCATTAACCTGTACATAAAATAATCTGTCCTACCCATTGGTGGTATAGACTCTAATCCTACAGGTATACTAGGCGGCACATAATCAGGCAGCACATAAGTAGTGATAGGCAAGGGAATACCTGAAGGAATTTTAAAAGTATCGGTGGCTGGCACTGACTGTGTCTGGTAGGCTGGAGACTTGGTGACTCGCATCTCAAACTTCGAGTCATATTTTGAATTCTCAATGTCCTGCCTATGTGTAGCCCAAACTATGTTATCAACTCCCTGAATCAGAGGCACATTGGCCTGCCTACATAGCTCCCTGATTAGACATGAGAACGGTAGTGCACTTGCCACTTTGTGTGCCCTCACAAACAATTCATCAACAATAATTTGGCTAAAATAAATCTTCAGCCCTGCAATCAAACTAGCCACTAACACAGCCTTGTGGCTATCCAAATTAGCATCCCCTCCTattgtcatcaaccttaaccgaACAATGGCTCACCAGAACTTAGCTCGGAAGCTAAGGGAGGACTTAGCAATGCACTATCGAGGGTTGGTTTCCCAGGCGAGGTTACAATTATTAGTCAGTATCCTAGACAACCATGGACTTTGAGTCGATGCCGAAGTCAGAGGATACTCAAGATCAGGAACAGCAGTCGGTGCCTCATAGTTGGGCCAAAAAACATCCTATTGATTGCTTGAGATGATATGTCGATGTTAACTCCTCAGACTAGGAATGACTCCCTATTgggaaaatctaaaatcttttaGCCCTTTGGACAATCCTTCTCTACTAATAccaaataatttgtaaaaaaattcCCTTACCAAATTTGGCTGATATGAATCGGGTGGCTTGCTCATCTAGTCTAACTCATACTCATTGAAGTGATGCTCAAGTTCAGGGTATTCATGCATCTCACTCATCCTATCTAGTATTTTTTAGAGATTGGCCTCTTGATTGGACTGCTTGCCGTCGGTTCTAGTCCATCAAGGAATTTGTCCTTTGATCCCTCGATTTACCATCTAAGTGCCTCCCTCATTTTAGGGTCCTTTCTAGTAATCATATTTGACTTCTCATCCTCCATCTTAACAGGTCCACTTTCTGCCTCAATAGGGTTGGTTTTAGATGTATTCACCCCTTCCTCGTTAGGGTTCAAACTGGTGCTACTAGTCTTGCTTTCACTTTCTTCTTTAGAATGGGAAAGTTTGTGGGTTGCCCTATCTCGCTATTGAGTGTTGAATGCAGGTGCCTCCTCTTTCCTTGCTTTTTCATTTCTTCCTCATTCTCTACCACCACCTCTAGTTAAAGGAAGTTTGCATGACATAATGCCTGTAAAACAAACAAGGAATCAGTTTACAGGTCAAAACAGATcgaaaacaatgaaaatatggcTCGATGGAAGGTCTGATGATCTATTGATATAGCGACGGTTTATCGAATTTACCAGCAGACCTTAACCAGTATTCTATGTTTTTTAGAATCTTACGATAATTAACCTGATAGTCCATCAAGTTTCTGATGGTCCGCTAAGTCATCCGTCGCAACTTATCTAGTGAACATCAATTTTGGTGTCTTTGCGATGGTCCACCTGGTAGTCCGTCGCAAGTCTAACGATCTGCCAAGGTGGCCTTCAGCCTCAGTTTTCAGTTTTAGACTTTATTTTGACATTTGGTCGAACACCTAGTATGCATCATTCCATTTTTACCataacaataatatcaatttagcatttaagcatgaattttgcTACTTTGGTCacatgggttactcagacttcacctagAACAGAGTGTATTAGAGTTCGACAATCAACAAATCAACACCAATGCAACAGAAAATAAGGTTGAATTTCTGTATCACGCATTACTGATTTATTATAAATTTTGcaattcaaagagaaaaagagagaatagATTATGATCATACCTTGATAGTGTAGTACTTTGCTACTTTGACTTGCAAACTcagaacaaaataaaaactacgaGCCTTTTTTAGAGATTGTTATCTTGATTTTATAATGAGAAAAGGATAAGGATGAGGTTGTTTAAATAGGAGAGAACAATAAGACAAAGAGTCCTAGGAGGAGATAGCTAATGTCAAATACTTTGAATTCAGAGGAAGTTAAACAATTGTTAGATTTGAAAAGGTAGCAACGTAGTAACCGCCtctttttattagtttaaaaacATTTGGGTCAGGCAAGTACACTTAAATAAGCATCGTAtttaacccgacccgacccgtcTCTTAGGGTTTAGTTGACTGTTGACCTGATGATCCATCAGGTTTTTGATGGACCGTTGGGTTGATTGTCGAGGCTTaccaaaaatatagaaatcatgcCTTGCTGCGATGGCTAAATCGATGGTCCGTCAGTGATGAGACAGTGTGTCGACCTATCTGTTAGTATGTTCCAGTATCTCAGAATTTTAACTTTAGTACAATGGAGAAAGTGATGGTCCGTCCAGACAGCGACGGTCCGCCAACTAGACCGTCAAGCCATATCTAGAATGTCATTTATTATCATGGCTTTGGCAGTTCTGGTGACGGTTCATCGAGTCCTTCATGGTCCGTCAATCTTCCCATCGCCTTCTTTTTCAACTGTAAAACTCTTATTTTTCTGGATTCTTATTCCTGTACACTTAACAAACACATCAGATtgcacaaaaacaacaaataaattgtAACTAGGATTACAACAACactttatgggttgcctcccactggaacctaatttaatgtcgcagcacgactaattatcttgattactcagactctatcgagatagatagtagctATGCACTTTATTGAATCCATTGGACTAATATACATCTCCAGTTGTTTCCCATTAACCTTGAATACATTTCCATCCTCATTTGCAAGTTCAACTGCTCTAGAcgagtagacttggttaactttGAATGGGCCTGACCATTTTGATTTAAGCTTACCTAGAAACAGATTCAATCTAGAGTTGAAGAGGAGTAACCAATCACCCTTTTGAAAGTCTCGCCTTGCAATCCTCCGGTCATGGTGCTTCTTTATCTTCTCTTTGTATAGATATGCTCTTTCATATGCGCCAAGATAAAACTCATCCGTCTCATTCAGCTGTCCCAGTCTCAACTCCACTGCCTCATTCCAATTCAAGTTCAGCCTTCTAAGTTCCCACATCGCCTTATGCTCTAattcaattggcaagtgacatgCCTTACCATAAACTAATTGGTACAGTGACATGTcgataggtgtcttgaaagctgttctatatgcccacaaggcatcatcaagcttcctagaccaatcttgtCTGCTTGCATTCACCATTTTAGCAAGAATGGATTTGATCTCTCTATTCAAAATCTCCACTttcccactagtttatgggtggtatggagttgccACCTTATGCTGCTTAACACCGTACTTTTCCAAGGCAGCCCTAAATAGTCAGTTGGAAAAATGTGATCTGTCGTTGCTTATGATGGTATGTGGCACCCTAAAAGAGAGAATATGTTCCTTTTAAGGAATGCAACAACTCTCTGGCCTTCATTATTGTCCAAGTCAACAACTTCTACCCATTTAGATACATAATCAACGACAACCAGAatgtatttcatcccatatgagcTCATGAAGGGTCCTATGAAGTTGATCCCACAGACGTCAAACAACTCCACttccatcatttttgtcaaaggcatctcatggtTCTTTGAGATTGACCCTTGTCTTTGGCATTGGTCATATCCCCGAAcgaactcataagcatctttgaataaagttggccaatagtagccactttacGACACTTTTCTAGCagtccgatcacctgcatggtgacccccaactagaGAAGTATGACAAGCTTCCAAAATATTCAGCATGTCTACTTCTGGGATACACCTTCTTATAATATTACCTGCACAACGCCGAAACAAGTACGACACATCCCAAAAGTAGtgtgtcacatcatgaagaaacTTCTTTCTTTAGTGAAAAGAAAGGTTCTCTTTAATAACCTCACTCACCACATAGTTTGAAAAGTTTGGATACCAAGGCACTCTTTCTAACACTGCAACCAAGATTTCCTCATCTGTAAATGTATTATTAATTTCTAGCTCATCCTTAAGTGCTTGACCTCTCTCCAGTTTGGATAATTGGTCCACAACTTGATTCTCGCATCTCTTCcaatctttgacttcaaagtcaaattcttggagaAGAAATATCCATTTGATTAATCTTGGCTTAGCATCCTTCTTGGACTTCAAATATCTCAAGGAGGCGTGGTCTGTGTAAACCACTACTTTGGTTCCCAATAGGTAATCCCAGAACTTCTCAAAGGCATAGACAACTGCAAGAAGTTCCTGTTCCGTaatagtgtagttcttttgagctccatttaAGGCCTTGCTTGCATAATAAATGGGATGAAATAGCTTATCCCTCTTTTAGCCAAGTACAGCCCCAAGCGCCACTCCACTTGCATCGCACATAATATCAAACGGCTTTGACCAATCTGGAGCAACAATAATAGGGGTATCAACCAATTTCCCTTTAATATATttaaatgccttcaagcaatcgtCGTCAAATATAAACTtggcctccttctccaaaagtttgcaatgTGGGTTCGCAATTTTTtagaagtcttttatgaatcaCTGATAGAAGCCCGCATGACCAACAAAACTACACACTCCCTTTACTAAAATaggaggtggtagcttctcaataacctcgACCTTAGCTTGGGTGACCTCAATCCCCTTGGCTGAAATTTTGTGACCAAGGAcaatgccttccttcaccatgaagtggtatttctcccaattaagcacaagattaaatTCCTTGCACTATTGCAAAACTCTGCTCAGATTCACCAAACAAAGCTCAAAAAAATCACCTACTACTTAGAAGTCATCCAttaacacctccaaggtgtcttcaaccatatcagaaaaGATAGACATTATGCATTGTTGAAAAGTAATGGGTGCATTACACAACCAAATGTCATCCTCTTAAAAGCAAAATTACTATACGGGTAATTAAACattatcttcttctgattctATGGGGATATAAAAATCTGGTTATACCGCGAATACCCATCAAGGAAACAATACCAACCTCTTCCGACCAACCGATCAAGTATCTGATCTataaaattcatttgaaagtggtctttcaaagttCATGAGTTGAGCTTATGATagtccatacaaactctccacctaGTCATAGGTCTGAgtgaaatcaactcatttttctcattcgCTATAATAgttatgccccctttcttgggcacacaatGGACAGGGCTTATACATTTACTGTCAAAAATAGGATATACAACTCCGGCATCAAGCTATTTGatgatttccttcttaaccacctctacATAGGTGGGTTAAGATAGTGTTGATGCTCAATGGTTGGTGTGTAATCCTCTGCAAACTAAATCTTGTGGGTCCAAATACCTagaggaatgccaataatatctgcaatagtccagCCTATCGCTCTTTTATACCTCTAGAGTACTGAGATAAGTGACTTCACTTGCTGCTCACCCAGATCTACTGCAATAATCACAGGCAAAGTGTTTCCGCTGCCTAGAACCACATACCTCAGATGGCCTGGCAATTCCTTTAACTCCAACACtagtggctcttcaatagatggcttagccggtggtgttgggTGATTTTTAAGATCTAGATCCTGCTTCTTGGGAGCATAAGAATATGATCCTATTCTAGTCAAGGCTCATACAGTCTCCTCATACTCTTCAATGCCTTCACTATCGAAATTCATCAAGACTGCAGCCAACGTCTCGATAATAAATTTCTCCTCTATCGGGACTTCTTACTTATCcttataataaatatcaacaatagagaacacactcatttccttGTGCTTCTCATAGATTGACACACATCAAACCGAACTACTTCATCACTAAGCCTGAACaagagctcattagctcacaAATCAATAAGTACGCTTCCAGTTGCAaggaaaggttgacccaagattatgggcacctcaaagtccacctcataatccaaaataacaaaatttgcaGGAAATATAAAAGCTGGCCACCTTCACTAAAAGATCATACAAAATACCTACTAGCCGCTTTACTGACCTGTCCGCCATTACTAGTTGCATATTTATGGGTGTAGGATCCCCAAACCTAACTTCTTATAAACAACAAGTGACATCAGGTTAATACTCGCTCCCAGATCAACACAAGGCCTTAGAAAAATCAAGAGACCCGAGAGtataaggaatagtgaatgctcctgggtctgctTTCTTTTACACAAAATACCTTGTTGAAATAGCACCACAGTGGTAAAGGTTATCCACCAGTTCATAGCTTAATTCTCTTCTCtttgtcacaaggtccttcataaacttagcatacccAAGCATCTACTCTAATGCCTCTAATAAAGGCACATTCACCATCAGCTGCTTCAGTATCGCCATGAATTTCCTAAACCTTATATCATcaactttcttcttcaatctatgaGGAAAAGGAGGTAGTGGTTTTAGGAGAGTAGTAAACACTActtctttctccttttatttttctttctctaactCATCAATCTACTGATGGTTACATATGCTCGCATTACTATCTATCTTTTGAAACTCCACTAGATGGGTTTTATCAATTTTTACCTCTTCATCAATCATATCGTTGATCACAGccttgcccacagaagggccaggtaatattttaccactccgagtggtaactGCCATGTAGGAGCTATCATTCTGAGGGTTTTGCACTGTATCTCTAAGCAAGGTACTGCTCATCCTCTGATTAAATACTGCAGAGAGGTTGTTCATCTACTGCCCCAACTATTTAATAGAAGTTGAGTGAGAATTTACTAGTTGGCTCATGGAAATAACTCACTCTTCATCGTCGTCACCCTATCATTGGAAGCCTAAacttcctttaatagtttctccatcatggcCTTCATGGATATCTTACCTGAACTAGTAGCTATATTTTCCTAatttccaggaggtacatacaatcCACTCCTGTCATTTTTGTTCTTCCAACTCCCTTGGTCCCTATCATTATAACCAACCTTATTGTAATAGTTCCgcccttgattcccttggctattgcctcaaaaatcCCCCTAATTAGTTAGATAGTTACCCTTCTCAAAATTAGAATTAGCTCTATCTTACGACCTAACAGCTTTTACCTTATCAGTCTTCCCAGATAATAAGTATTTATTAAGTAGATCCATCTGTGTTTTAATATGTGCCATATTTTGGTCACACTTCTCCTCTTTCTAACATTGCTCCGCTGATATACCACTAGACATattagggcttgctaccacagaatccctagtgTACCAAGCTCTATTTGTCTTAGTCAACCGCTCCAACATATCTGTAACCTCATTGAATGTAAGCTTCATAAATGTCCGTCCTTCTGCATTGTCAACTGTTTGTTTAGTTATAGAGTTCAGGGCTCTATAGAAATTCTCCATTAAGTACTCATCGGTGATTTTATGGTTGGGGCACTGTGTCAACTTTTTCATGAATTGCATCCAAGTTTTATGTAGTGCCTTGTTTGGTAGTTTTTTGAAGTtgctaatttcatccctcaactgtaacatcccGAAGGGCAAAAAAAACcattctaggaaagcttcttttaattacctctagtttgttatagaattgggcgccaactcattcaaccacattattgcctccccagatagagataACAGGAACAACCAAAGATGAATTGCATTTTGACCAACACTAGGGTTATTAAAGGATTTGCAAATAGTGATAAAATACACCAAGTGCATATTTGGGTCATCCCCTAGAAGTCCTCCAAACAACACTTAAGATTAAGAATCTATATCATAGTGCTGGCTATGTTGAACTTTACCCTAAGTGTCAGTGGAGGTGTAATAATCACTCCCGTAGCACTAGCTTTATCCAAGTCATCCTCCTCCTCATCAAGATTAAATAGCATAGCAAGTTGGCAGTTTGCTCTCCCTCTAGCTGCCCGATTCTGTTGGCAGCCACCTTTATATTCTCCACACGCCTTCTATTTGCTGGGTTAATCAGATCATCATCTCCCAAATCCTCATCATTAAGATTAGGGTCATGAGCTGGTTGCccattatttttttgattaacttGTGCTCTAGCCAAGTTGGCTAGTCTCTCAGCTTCTTATTGTTCTTCCATTCTGCTAATTAGATGcggttcaggattgaagggtaataatgttTCTCCTAAACTTCTAGTGCGTGGCATAAATAACAATGAACCTGTAataaaccaaaaacaacaaataaaattaaaatttgggatACTTGActaaaggtcaattaacaatcataaacttaattgacaaccgtattccctggcaatgGCACCAAattttgatatgcccaaattacaaatcttgttagaaagtgtaagcggtcactgtcaaatatagaacccaactaggttggggtcgaatcccatagggaatactgtgttcactaagtattatggttattactagactgttgatcaaaggttctgGGTTAAAAGGAGGGTTTTTACATGTGAAATGTATCCCAATATATCTAACAAAAAAGGTTCCatctaatgattttttttattacaaataataattcaatgatattaaacaaacaagagttatggttaccaagatattcaagcagctagggttgtgaattgTCTTAAATTTCCAAttaataacttcaattgcaagagttgtTGAATTCTATAagttacccattagtttctcaacctaaatgagtagttcattctttaattctctcaaacttgaAGAATAGGTTAATTATTCAACTCTTCTCTCATGTGGATTGATCCAGTTAAAGAATCAACCAATAActcaaaggttaaagcccttaaaTTCCATTTAAacctcttcttttcccaacaaacacttttttactcaaacaagtgatgttcttgggctcacccttcaagtttgcaaccaagaagagtcattaatatgaagaagggttaatataattttaataacaACGGAAATCAAGTGTTTTCACAATCCCAATCAGCCATtcatatcaaggctcccataaccctagttatgggagcttaacCACATATctccatagaagaagaagaagaagaagaagtcattatgtttctcataaataaaattaaaaattacttacaaaaatcataagatttgttcttgaatcttcaaaagAGAATATGCATAAAAATGTTTAGATCTATAATTCTAGCTTGAATCTTAAAGAATACTACGTTACAATAATGTTCAAAGAaggaaatatgataaaagatatctaaataaaacctaaactgggtatttatgtTCCTAGGTAtagagaatttaaaattcaaacttaaaaaAGTCGCGTCCAAGTTGACGGTCGAACTGACAGCCTATCAAAAGGCTGACGGTTCGTCGCTTGGACTATTGTTGAATGTCCCAGAATGTCAGGTTCTAATAAGGGTTGACGGTCATGTTGGCGGACCATCGCTGGCCCAATGGTCTATCACTGGCCAGATGGTCCGTCGCTTGATCTCTGAGAATCATGTGTTTTGTTTAAGCCTAACATTCAAGTTGGCGGTCCGTCGAAAGGTTGATGGTCCGCCACTCATATCATTGCAGAGTTCATTCAATTGCTTTCTTCTGCTTAACTATGACGACCACTCTGGCGGTCCGTCGCATGGCCGACGGTCCACCAGTTTGACTATTAGTGGcctttttctactatttttccaagtttctcCTCTAGCTAACTCCTTAACCTTAAAACACtaaaattttgtattaaataaaatagtagtttcttgaaaacatacaattatatcttgaaaaagatgtaaaatattctaTCAAAAGCCAAAACATCAGATAACTTTGTGAATctagaaaaattatttatctcTGTGGGAGTTGTAGTTGCAATagtcaatagataaaagatttgaggtTGGAAGACCAAGATCATAGCATAAAACTTGTaaatcaacaacccgataaccaattagactgtgaTAAAATTatagatttgtatgattgttggAAATGCCTTAACCCTGAAATTCTCATCATTATTGTTTACAACTGTGCTTGCTTTGCGATTGTCAtaaattgttatttattatttattaattttacatTTTATTCTTAAATTCCATATTATCTTGATACTTTGCAACACTTAATACctcattgtctaaaactaaaagttggttgaatttctagttgcttagtcctcgtgggaatgatATCTAACTAtttaagtcactatattacttgtacgattgcgtacacttgcgtgtgcgtttgagtttcaatatttttttttaaaaaataaaaaataaataaaaatggaaaaaaagataagaataaaagagaaaaaaaagaaaaaaatatccttATGATTTGCAAGATCTatctcttgggattatgctacaTTATGGTGCAAATATGTATGGGATTTGATTTGTTTGAGAATTTACTAGTTCTTGAtgtgggttctactattgcttgggtaaattggttgggatttatgagtgaaatccccaaatacccaaatgagtttgatggatgaaaatacCAAGCTCATGAAAGATCAAACTATCCTTGAAataggggtttgggtgaactttaggaacccacctcatccttaatagagggatgtgggaaccaaagcaatagtagataatttttGGGTATGTCTTGCCAATTTTtgctatcttagacataaggttGATTAGGAGGTTGACTATACCGTAattatcatccttgaaatagaGATACCCAATTGAGGCATTATGTGGCTGtaattgacacactcattaggtgctataaagggtcaatgagtgacatctttgaggttttgtttaAAAACTAGCCTTAATGaccttaaacctagcctaccatatcattaATGATTTGAATTTGCACTGAATCATCATGATCCCATGGATaattttcccctaggaaagcatagttccaagattcattttaattgattatactctaattattcttagtctaaaattagtcctttagaatccaaagaattattttcacatttgaaaagattgataatcccccaaaccattttgtaccataggtttgaacttagcaagCAAATTTTATTTCGAATTTACTCAATCatcactcatattgttcctcgtgatTCGACCCTaactcttagttgggtaaatatattgacaatgatcacctTGCACATAAATAGATGTGTGAGTTGAGTGTTAAAAAAATAAGCACCAATGtaggggaacaatttggcatattgagtttgtttggaattttagcctacttgctttgattcaaacttgtaaatattttcttgtgatcttcttttgtttcttgttttaggtaggttttaatttttatttttttgtctcaatggcctcatggaatgaacatgagttcGGTGGTTGGAGATCCTATTGTGACAATCTATGTCCATATTATAATGGACCCCACTTATGGCAAGACTATAGATATGCTCCTCGAAGAGAGAAGTGTGCACTATCTCAATCTTATAGGGAGTattgttgttctttattttgtggtcgagatggacattagagtgattttcCAAATTCCCCTACCTCTATTAtgctaacccaagttctagttcttcttatgattttgataggacTTAggatcaagaaaaagaagaacgaaGAGCCAAAAATAATAGTGTTGAAGCAATGCTTTAACTTATCTTTTATTGGGTGACATTAATGAGGGATAATATACATTACATGCATTAATCTATGGAATtatgtaatgaagaaataatGAGGATAAAAGAGATGGGAATGTGGGTCAATCATGCAAGTACTACAACCATGCCCATGCCTCTAAATGAGCTTGATGCTGAAGAATCCTCGATGATTTCCTAACCAACCAAACCGAACacgagagatgatgccaagattgagaaaATGGTGCTAGAGTTGATAGAAGAAGTTGAGCAAATTCCTTATGAAGACTAGCCCATTTTGAAGTAAAGATAACTAATGAAACACAACTCCGAAATTAAGGAAAAGGCCCCATTTTATCGacttttcaatattatgcttggtggatttgATGAAAGTCAATCCACCCAAGAAAGTGATGAATATTGGAGAGAAGGAACAagtttcttatatt
The Capsicum annuum cultivar UCD-10X-F1 chromosome 6, UCD10Xv1.1, whole genome shotgun sequence DNA segment above includes these coding regions:
- the LOC124899504 gene encoding uncharacterized protein LOC124899504; the encoded protein is MWELRRLNLNWNEAVELRLGQLNETDEFYLGAYERAYLYKEKIKKHHDRRIARRDFQKGDWLLLFNSRLNLFLGKLKSKWSGPFKVNQVYSSRAVELANEDGNVFKVNGKQLEMHYVMQTSFN